The following coding sequences are from one Pirellulales bacterium window:
- a CDS encoding ATP-binding cassette domain-containing protein gives MSTPLPSANPADLRLQHLSQVLWIFDHWSLETGHTVDRARLRRTLEENAAQQPETLPDDWSKWLLTAEHTLDQRCRVIDCTHQQLLELCQAGLQAIMLLPDQTWLGLTSLDHHGVTLFEAAASEVRTLEPEKLEQYLESKNVPPVARVFAIETLDHAGWAEHHEHSAPHRQFWELLKPEWYDIWMVLIFAVVIGLLSLATPLAVESLVSTVAFGRFFQPVIILAIMLFIILAFQAALRTLQTFVVEIIQRRLFARIVADLAYRLPRVRSEALDRQSGRELVNRYFEIVTVQKVTAQLLLDGISLVLNTFIGMAVLAFYHPWLLGFDIILVTMLVIVLFVMGRGAIQSSIAESRTKYNMASWLEDLSDSPIALRYNGAARFAMERVDQISSEYLIARQRHFRILIRQIMFALGMQALATTVLLGLGGWLVISQQMTLGQLVAANLIVATIVDSFAKLGKHLESFYDVMASMDKLNHLFELPIEPQGSQMLAKLPDNPDLRMQQVSYSFPHRPPVLKNLDLTISAGERIVLVGPSGGGKSVMLDLLYGLRTPQSGHVAIGGLDYRGLPTDLLRSVVVLVRDIEVFERTIAENIHLGRADISASELQRALEQVGLLDDVLDLPQGLDTVVATNGQPLTGNQLRKLMLARALVQQPSVLLVDGTLDTLPDDEAEAILLRLCASERGRTLVLVTGRASLARLCQRQLQFPLT, from the coding sequence ATGAGCACGCCGCTTCCTTCCGCCAATCCCGCGGATCTGCGCCTGCAACACCTCAGCCAGGTCCTGTGGATCTTTGACCATTGGTCCTTGGAGACCGGGCATACGGTGGATCGCGCGCGGTTGCGGCGCACTTTGGAGGAAAACGCCGCCCAACAGCCAGAGACACTCCCCGATGATTGGTCAAAATGGTTATTAACGGCCGAGCATACGCTGGACCAGCGCTGCCGGGTCATTGATTGCACCCACCAGCAGCTTTTGGAGCTATGCCAGGCTGGATTGCAGGCGATCATGCTGTTACCCGACCAAACTTGGCTGGGTTTGACCAGTTTGGACCATCATGGCGTGACCCTGTTTGAGGCCGCGGCGTCGGAAGTTCGTACGCTCGAGCCGGAAAAGTTAGAGCAGTACCTGGAAAGTAAAAATGTCCCCCCGGTCGCGCGGGTGTTCGCCATTGAGACCTTGGATCACGCTGGCTGGGCCGAGCATCACGAACATAGCGCCCCGCACCGCCAGTTTTGGGAACTATTAAAGCCCGAATGGTATGACATATGGATGGTGCTGATTTTTGCGGTGGTGATTGGCCTATTGTCACTGGCTACGCCCTTGGCCGTGGAGTCGTTGGTCAGCACGGTCGCCTTTGGGCGGTTTTTCCAGCCAGTGATCATCCTGGCGATCATGTTATTTATTATTTTGGCTTTTCAGGCGGCCTTGCGGACGTTGCAGACGTTTGTCGTGGAAATTATTCAGCGGCGGCTTTTTGCGCGGATCGTGGCGGATTTGGCCTATCGTTTGCCTCGCGTGCGCAGCGAAGCCCTGGACCGGCAGTCGGGGCGGGAACTGGTCAATCGCTACTTTGAAATTGTCACCGTGCAAAAAGTCACCGCGCAATTGCTGCTGGACGGCATTTCACTGGTATTAAATACGTTTATTGGCATGGCGGTGCTAGCGTTTTATCATCCCTGGCTATTGGGATTTGATATTATCCTGGTCACGATGTTGGTGATCGTGTTATTTGTGATGGGACGGGGGGCGATCCAATCCTCGATCGCCGAGTCCCGCACCAAATACAATATGGCCAGTTGGCTGGAGGATCTGTCCGATTCACCCATTGCGCTGCGTTATAATGGCGCGGCGCGCTTTGCGATGGAACGCGTCGATCAGATCTCTTCGGAATATTTAATCGCCCGCCAACGGCATTTTCGCATCCTCATACGCCAGATTATGTTTGCCCTGGGAATGCAGGCCCTGGCCACCACGGTGCTGTTGGGCCTGGGGGGGTGGCTCGTCATTTCGCAGCAAATGACCCTGGGCCAACTGGTCGCGGCCAACCTGATTGTGGCGACCATTGTGGACTCATTTGCCAAATTGGGTAAACATTTGGAAAGCTTTTATGATGTCATGGCCTCGATGGATAAGCTAAATCACCTATTTGAGCTTCCCATTGAACCCCAGGGAAGCCAAATGCTGGCCAAGCTCCCGGATAATCCCGATTTGCGGATGCAGCAGGTCAGTTATAGTTTTCCCCATCGTCCTCCAGTGTTAAAAAACCTGGATTTGACGATTTCCGCGGGAGAACGCATCGTCCTGGTCGGACCTAGCGGCGGCGGCAAGAGCGTTATGTTAGACTTATTATATGGACTGCGCACGCCCCAAAGTGGCCATGTCGCGATTGGCGGATTGGATTACCGCGGGCTGCCCACCGATTTATTGCGCTCGGTGGTGGTGTTGGTTCGCGATATTGAGGTTTTTGAAAGGACCATCGCCGAAAACATCCATCTCGGTCGGGCCGATATTTCCGCGTCCGAATTACAGCGGGCCTTGGAACAGGTGGGCCTGCTGGACGATGTGCTGGATTTACCGCAGGGACTGGATACGGTGGTGGCGACCAATGGCCAACCCCTCACGGGGAATCAATTACGTAAACTGATGCTGGCCCGCGCGCTGGTTCAGCAACCATCGGTGCTTTTGGTGGATGGCACGTTGGATACCTTGCCAGATGACGAAGCCGAGGCGATTTTATTGCGGCTGTGCGCCAGCGAACGGGGAAGAACCCTGGTGCTGGTGACCGGTCGGGCATCGCTGGCGCGGCTCTGCCAGCGGCAACTTCAATTTCCCTTAACATAA
- the ald gene encoding alanine dehydrogenase encodes MQIGVPKEIKRDEYRVAMLPVGVEELTRAGHTVLVQCGAGVGSGLADAEYEVAGAKLLDTAAELFAQAELIVKVKEPQPDELALLRPGQALFTYFHFAADHELTTKFLATGATAIAYETLSDDQGRLPLLTPMSEVAGRMSVQEGAKYLEKPQMGRGILLGGVPGVAPANILILGAGVVGANAAKIAAGFGANIALLDVNMDRLRYLDDVTPPNVDCLYSDRHTIREHLQRADLVIGAVLIPGAKAPRLIRREDLKLMKHGAVIVDVAIDQGGCIETSRPTTHSEPTYIVDEILHYCVTNMPGAVGRTSTYALCNVTLPWVLRLANLGVVAAATAFPPLARAVNIFAGEVTNRAVAETFGLAYVARFEKGVKNAVD; translated from the coding sequence ATGCAAATTGGCGTACCAAAGGAAATTAAACGGGATGAATATCGCGTCGCCATGCTGCCCGTCGGGGTCGAGGAACTGACCCGCGCGGGGCATACGGTGCTGGTCCAGTGCGGCGCGGGGGTGGGATCGGGCTTGGCAGATGCCGAGTACGAAGTCGCCGGGGCGAAATTGCTGGATACCGCGGCGGAACTCTTTGCCCAGGCGGAACTCATCGTCAAAGTGAAGGAACCGCAACCGGACGAGCTGGCCCTGTTACGCCCCGGTCAGGCGTTGTTTACCTATTTTCATTTTGCCGCGGATCATGAACTTACCACCAAGTTTTTGGCCACAGGGGCCACGGCCATTGCCTATGAAACCCTCAGCGATGACCAAGGCCGCCTCCCCCTGCTGACCCCGATGAGCGAAGTCGCGGGACGCATGAGTGTGCAGGAAGGAGCCAAATATCTGGAAAAACCCCAAATGGGACGCGGAATACTCCTGGGCGGGGTTCCCGGTGTGGCCCCGGCCAACATATTGATCCTGGGGGCGGGCGTGGTGGGGGCCAACGCCGCCAAGATCGCCGCGGGCTTTGGAGCCAATATCGCCCTCCTGGATGTCAACATGGACCGGCTGCGGTACCTGGATGATGTCACGCCCCCCAACGTCGATTGCCTGTATAGCGACCGGCATACCATTCGCGAGCATCTGCAACGGGCGGATTTGGTCATCGGGGCGGTGCTGATCCCCGGAGCCAAGGCCCCCCGTTTGATCCGTCGCGAAGATCTAAAACTGATGAAACATGGCGCGGTGATCGTGGATGTGGCGATCGACCAGGGAGGCTGCATCGAAACCAGTCGCCCCACCACCCATAGCGAGCCGACCTACATCGTGGATGAAATCCTGCATTACTGCGTGACCAACATGCCCGGCGCGGTGGGCCGGACCAGCACTTATGCCCTGTGCAATGTCACACTCCCCTGGGTGCTGCGCCTGGCCAACCTGGGCGTGGTGGCGGCGGCGACGGCGTTTCCCCCGCTCGCCCGCGCTGTGAACATTTTTGCCGGCGAGGTAACGAACCGGGCGGTGGCGGAGACGTTTGGCCTGGCATATGTGGCACGGTTTGAAAAAGGTGTGAAAAATGCCGTGGATTAA
- the nhaR gene encoding transcriptional activator NhaR produces MNGGPPVDWLNYHHLLYFWTVAREGGLTPAAAKLHLSQPTLSSQIQKLERALGLKLWRRVGRGIQLTDDGQVVYRYANDIFSLGHELLDTLRGRPVDQPLPFTVGIPDILPKLVVHQLLRPCLELAEQLNLVCYEGKLPGLLEDLAAHRLDLVLSDSPAGPAQSVRVYNHLLGTCGTTIFGVARWARRYRRNFPQSLAGAPHLLPTSNTAFRRSIDQWLDSMQLRLEIVGEFEDSALLKTFGQAGRGLFFGPSAIEAEICRQYKVTVVGRIPELRENYYAISVERRLKHPAVVAISAAARNQLFAK; encoded by the coding sequence ATGAATGGAGGCCCCCCCGTGGATTGGCTGAATTATCATCATTTGCTGTACTTTTGGACCGTCGCCCGCGAGGGGGGGCTGACCCCCGCCGCCGCCAAATTGCACCTTTCCCAGCCCACCCTCAGCAGCCAAATCCAAAAACTGGAACGCGCCTTAGGCCTCAAACTTTGGCGGCGCGTGGGGCGCGGAATTCAATTGACTGATGATGGCCAGGTGGTTTACCGCTATGCCAATGACATCTTTTCACTCGGCCACGAACTCCTCGACACCCTGCGGGGCCGTCCCGTCGATCAACCGTTGCCGTTTACCGTGGGCATCCCGGACATCCTGCCCAAGCTAGTCGTGCATCAATTACTCCGTCCTTGCCTGGAATTGGCCGAGCAATTAAATCTGGTCTGTTACGAGGGGAAGCTTCCTGGACTGTTGGAGGACTTGGCCGCGCACCGGCTGGATTTGGTTTTATCGGACTCTCCCGCAGGGCCGGCGCAAAGCGTGCGGGTGTACAACCACTTATTGGGAACCTGCGGCACCACGATTTTTGGCGTGGCGCGGTGGGCCCGGCGCTACCGGCGAAATTTCCCTCAGTCGCTGGCCGGAGCTCCGCATTTACTCCCCACGTCTAACACGGCCTTTCGCCGGTCGATCGACCAGTGGCTGGATAGCATGCAACTGCGACTGGAGATTGTGGGGGAATTTGAGGATAGCGCGTTATTAAAGACTTTTGGCCAAGCCGGGCGAGGGTTGTTCTTTGGACCTTCCGCCATCGAGGCGGAAATTTGCCGCCAATACAAAGTCACTGTGGTGGGACGAATTCCGGAACTGCGGGAAAATTATTATGCCATTTCGGTGGAGCGCAGGCTCAAGCATCCCGCGGTGGTCGCCATTTCGGCCGCGGCACGCAACCAGCTCTTTGCCAAATGA